The following is a genomic window from Solanum stenotomum isolate F172 unplaced genomic scaffold, ASM1918654v1 scaffold35404, whole genome shotgun sequence.
TGCAGATTGTTCAAACAATTCTTGCTTCTCGTACTAGTACACCAGATGGCATCGGGATTGTTCAGATTCATTGGTGCAGCGGGGAGAACAATGGGAGTCGCTACCACATTTGGAGCATTTGCACTGGTTTTGCAATTTGCATTGTCTGGATTTGTCCTCTCGAGAAGTAGGTTTTATTACGTTcgcaaaaattatttttcttgttcaatcattcctttatttatattcttttttgcaTGATACTACAGATGATGTGAAGAAATGGTGGATCTGGGGTTACTGGATCTCACCATTAATGTATTCTGTGAATTCAATTCTTGTGAATGAATTTGATGGGAAGAAATGGGAACATGTAAGTGTTTTTATTCCAAACCACATGCAAATAGCTAATTTTCTCATATATGGATGCTCATACCCACTCTTAATTCAAACAGATCGCGCCAAATGGAGCTGAGTCACTTGGACATGCAGTGGTAAGATCTCGAGGGTTCTTTCCAGATGCATATTGGTACTGGATAGGTGTTGGGGCACTTATTGGATACATTATAATCTTCAATGTCTGCTACAGTGTTGGACTCGCTTACCTGAACCGTGAGTATCTCTGGTGCATTTAAATTCCCCTTGAAAAGAACATAAAATGAACGATGTCATATACTACCGGGGAAACGGGGCTAATACCATATTTCTTAAACATTTTCAGCTTTTGGTAAGCCACAAGCTATATTATCAGAAGATAATGAGAATGCTCAATTCATTGAGGGAAGTGAAACTGAGGGTCAGGGCAAGAAGAGGGGAATGGTTCTTCCATTTGAACCGCATTCCATCACTTTTGATAACGTTGTATACTCCGTTGACATGCCTCAGGTAACCTTTCATGAATAGTACCGTGACTCGTAACACTTTATTTTCTATAAACAACTAACTTAacattttttaatgaatttcaGGAAATAAAAGACCAAGGTCCCACTGAAGATAGATTAGTACTTCTAAAAGGTGTGAGTGGAGCTTTCAGACCAGGTGTTCTCACAGCTTTGATGGGCGTTAGTGGAGCCGGTAAAACAACACTGATGGATGTGTTGGCTGGAAGAAAAACAGGAGGGTATATTGATGGTGACATCAAGATTTCTGGATATCCGAAGAAGCAAGCAACGTTTGCACGTATTTCTGGATATTGTGAGCAGAATGACATCCATTCGCCTTATATTACAGTTTATGAGTCATTGGTTTACTCAGCTTGGCTGCGTTTATCTCATGATGTTGACAAAAACAAGAGAAAGGTCGGTTCCCCTAAATCATTTCTCCATAAAATTGGTTGAACATATTAAAGAAACACTCGtatacactctatcaaacgaTTATTGATATTCCTCTCTGCAGATGTTCGTTGAGGAAGTTATGGAGCTTGTGGAGCTAACTCCCTTAAGATCAGCCTTAGTCGGATTGCCTGGAGTCAATGGTCTATCAACCGAGCAACGCAAAAGGCTGACCATTGCAGTTGAACTGGTAGCAAACCCCTCTATCATTTTCATGGATGAACCAACTTCAGGGTTGGATGCAAGAGCTGCTGCCATTGTAATGAGAGCTGTTAGGAACACTGTCGATACAGGAAGAACCGTCGTCTGTACCATTCATCAGCCTAGCATCGACATTTTTGAAGCCTTTGATGAGGTGAGATTATTAACCTTCCAAGCATATTGTTTCCACTTTCTCTTTGCCACCtgtattaaaagtgaaacaCGGCTTTGCAGCTATTTCTAATGAAACGAGGAGGACAGGAGATATATGTTGGTCCTCTGGGTCGCTATTCTTGTCATTTGATCAAATACTTTGAGGTATgttaacaaagaaaaatatgtgtttACTGTTTCCTAGTTTATATAATCAAATACTAATCTCAGTTTTGTCTTGAGTTCAGTCATTGCCTGGAGTTAGTAAGATAAAAGAGGCTTACAATCCAGCAACTTGGATGTTAGAAGTCACAGCCGCATCTCAAGAAATGATGTTAGGAGTTGACTTTACTGATTTGTACAAGAAATCAGACCTCTACAAGAGGAACAAAGCCTTAATTGCTGAATTAAGTACGCCTCGTCCTGGTACAAAGGATCTGCATTTtgaaactcaattttcacaGTCTTTCTGGTCTCAATGTATGGCATGTCTCTGGAAACAACATTTGTCATACTGGCGTAATCCATCTTACACGGCAGTTAGATTCATCTTCACAGTCATCTTAGCACTTGTCTTTGGCACATTGTTCTGGGATCTCGGTAGCAGAGTGTAAGTAAAATCACATTGACAAGTAAATATAAACTTGAAATAAGGTAATTTTTTCCCTAAACTTTTCGAGCTTTATTGATCACAGGAGTTCGAGCCAGGGTCTTTTTAATGCTATGGGATCTATGTATGCTGCAACTCTCTTCCTTGGTGTACAAAATTCATCATCAGCCCAGCCTGTTGTAGCCGTTGAGCGTACTGTATTTTACAGAGAAAGAGCTGCTGGAATGTATTCTGCTTTACCTTATGCCTTTGCACAGGTTGTCATTGAAATACCTTATGTATTTTTACAAGCAGTTTTCTATGGTATAATTGTGTATGCAATGATCGGATTCGAATGGACTGTTGCCAAGTTCTTTTGGTACTTATTCATCATGTACTTCACTCTCTTGTACTTCACCTTCTATGGCATGCTGACTGTGGCTGTTTCCCCTAATCAAAACGTTGCTTCTATAATCGCTGCCTTCTTCTATGCTCTATGGAATCTCTTTTCAGGATTCATCGTTCCACGACCTGTAAGTTTTTTAAAATCCTTCatttccatctttctttttatCCACTGTTTCTCCGAAAAATGACATGTTATCTTTGTGTCTGTTTTGCTAAAAACAGCGTATTCCAATATGGTGGAGATGGTACTATTGGCTTTGCCCTGTCGCGTGGACCTTGTATGGTCTCGTTGCATCACAATTCGGAGACCTCCAAACTAGGGTTAGCAATGATGAAAATGTTGAACAATTCTTGGGGCGTTATTTTGGATTTGAGCATGATTTTCTTGGAGTTGTTGCAGCAGTTATCGTTGCATGGCCTGTTGTTTTCGCCTTCCTGTTTGCATTTGCCATTAAGGCATTCAACTTCCAGAAAAGATAGAAGAGAGTTCATTTTCTAACAACttgagagaaagaagaggacaCATAACTACTATATATAgttcactttttaaaatttttttattactttgtttggtttctTGCTTAATTCCAAGTTTTGTTGTACAATCAAATGATTTGTTTATTAATAGATGAAAATATACAAGGAATTTAATCTTTGTTGGGATTTATTTTCTCCTTGCTTTCCCCTCCACAAATCCTATTCTCAATGTTGAAAAGTATTACTACTAGTTTGTACAATGCAGAATGATCCTTTAGCTCTTGAACTACTTTAGAATATGTACTGAAACATTGAATTGAGCTTTAAATTCAACACAGAAAGTACAAAAGTGAGTAAAGACTCAAGAGTGACTCATCCTGCTTATCAATCCTTGGAGATAATGAGATGTGATGATGTTTTGCAAATCGACATAACTCACAATTCAATGAAGAAATATTCTGAAACACAGGACAAAGCTTCTTCAATAGAGGTAGAGAAGGATGTTTAATCAACAATGTACTTCAAAAAAGGAGATACGATAACCAGACAACTTACCGAGAATCCCATCCACCAAAGATGTAGAGGTCATCATATACATGTTGTTTAACAATAACTTGATTTACAGTAAAATCACGAAACAGTCAATGatcaaaaaagaataaaatattacaCTTAAAGATGTATGGTAAGTTAACTTAACATAAATCAAATTGAAGGCCAACTTTGATAAATTTAATACATATGACAAGGTGATAGAGAAGTAAGTTACTAACATAAATCAAATTGAAGGCCAACGTCATTAAACATATTCATGAtttaaaaatcacatttaacTCCGCATTTAAAGTGACGTTCAAATTTTGCTAAATTATGCATTTATCTTCTTAgtaagtactttttttttagggAAGTGCTAAATGGCCAAAAAATTTGGCTAGAATTTGgccaaaatattaaaaaaactttaatatttttttttattttaaaacaaactgatcttttttccattttttatgtatttaagttaaaagggtaaaaatatttataaagttaaaataacatagaaaaactatcattctggccaaaaagatttttccttttttttaacctTTTGTGTTTCTTTGATATATACCATTATAAAATTAATCACTTTTCTTCTTATAAGCATTAATATAGATAAAATTAGCATAATACCAGTGTTTTCCTATTTCAAGATAATTGGTTGACTATAAATTAGTTGTACTTACTtaagttaaatgtttaaaatatatataaattagcatttttatttatttatttatttattttacccaACTAATATCCTCCCTTTAAAAGCATCTCTTAAATTACTATacatttaagtaaaaaaaaaatgaaaagataagaAACTTTTTTGTTTTCCACAACTGTTTGTAGATTTACCTATAAAACAAATGGATTTGAGCATCAATAACCAACAAAAATGGACTCACATTATTCTTCTAAAgatttatatctatatatattactaaaatctTTCTATCTTTTCCTCTTCTAAagatctatatctatatatactCTACTAAAGTGGACATATCTCATTGGGCagtatcattattttatttaatttctcaaaaaaattaatccttttacttaaatttttaacaaaaaaatttatagaaACTTATATTTCTATTCTCATTAATTATTGAgttatatttcatttctttaaatctctcttttcttctctttctttcgTCTTCttccaaattaaaaataaatataattttcatcattattgtcatttatttcatttcatttcctTAAAATGCATCTCTTGCCACTTTTTtctcttacttttttttataatttaaataaaatcatCTTATCATACTCCACTATTAAAATCCTGATATAATTATGAGTTttgaataaagaagaaaatcacgTAATAATAGAGAATATTAATATTGattgaataataatttaacCGTTTTCTCCAATTTTTACTAAGAATTACAGTAAAATCTCttaatatttctttccttattaaCTAgtagcatttatttcatttcttcaaaattatttctttcctcattaattattagcatttatttcatttcttcAGGTCTCTTTCGTTTTCTCTTTCTTCCGTcttctttcaaataaaaaaatatatttttcttattattgtcatttatttcatttccttaaATACCTCTCATCAATCTATTAGTTTTCTTGCTATTCCCTTTTTTTCCCTCTAAATATATTGTCTTAACATACCTAATCATTAAAATTTCCTATATAATTATGAGGTTTAAATGAGATAGGAAATCACGTAGCAATAGAGAAAATTAATATTGAATGAGTAATAAAAGGTCATCGATTTGTCAAATTTGTATTTagaatttcaataaaatatCTTTAGTTCATTTTTTCGATCATTAAAATAGTTATTATACAACTATGagtattaaattatatttaaattattattttatattttgtggtttcaaatatatataatcgttaaattaaaatgaattaaaaatatgatataataaaaattaaataacagacaaaacaaacatatatttaaattaataatataatatcatataatgAGTAACAACTATCCAGTTAAggtgtaatattttaaaaagtacaaCCAACCAATCCATGAGTTCACTAATAAATTTATAACTGCACTTCACTAATTTAATTCATATGACAAGGTGATAGAAAAGATTGATTGAACAacctcaaaatttaatatttgttacaaaGTAATCAGAGAGGATACTTTGTGTGATCAAAAGTTACATTGAAAGCTATAATATATAAACACATCCTTTAACTTAATTTCAGACATCTATATTCTTTAACTTTGATATAaataagttgaacaaatagatatTTGCATCATCGCATTTATTATGGCCTCCCGACAATTTGGGTGAGATACAGTgacattaatttatattatactaCACAAAactgttcaactttatataatGAACTATGAGGTAGCCActttttttctccaaaaattaACATCTTCACTTCCATCTTACCAGTTCCGAATTCACAAACACTTCTAACCAGATACAACCGCGATCCCTTCGGTCGGAGCACGCGCCGGCGCGTGGAGTACCACACAGTTCTTTCCCAGTCACCGGACATGTTATTTCCTGCCGGAAAAGCTGTTCCGTCTCCTTCCACGGTGGCGGTGAAGCAAAATAGTCACTCTTTGAGAGAGACTCATAAGCTaactatgtatatataaatcCCTACAAATCAGCTGTACTGATACTCTAATAGGTAAACAAATTGAagaccttttttttaaattattattactgtgtattttttaaattaattccTTACTAAATTCCAAGTTTTGTGTAGGAATAATTGTTATgatctcctttcctttttagtccgtttaaaaaagaatgatttttaatttcagcttttcaCAGTCACATGTTTAAATCCACAAGATTGAAGGGCAATTTAGTACATTtcacataactttaatttatgatcacaagattcaaaactcttctttattttttaaaattggagtATTTCTTatctctaattaattttttttattatttcttaaattataatgaaaaaatatatatatcatcaattTACTTCATGCAGTTTGGCCTTATCACCCATTCATATTTTAGCATAATAATATATTGATATTGATTGGTTGGTGGCATTTGGGTATTCTAGATTTTCCTCATAATCTAGAAAGTCAAAATATTCACCTAAAAGAAATAGTTTAATAAAAAGACTATATTTGCGCTAATATATCCTGAGCTTGCTGCTATATAAGTGCTCTGCCATGTAATCAAATTGAcaccaaaatatattttttgttctttataaCCATAGCATCATACAAGTGAAATATATTGGGTATCTCCCAATACTCTAGTTATGTTCATT
Proteins encoded in this region:
- the LOC125852461 gene encoding pleiotropic drug resistance protein 1-like; the protein is MMEGVNLNNFRGSLRASMRGNSSNSIFSRSGRDEDDEEALKWAALEKLPTFDRMRKGLLFGKEGETIAAIDTNDIGHQERKNLLDRLVKVADEDNEKFLLKLKDRIETVGIDLPSIEVRYEHLNIEADAYVGSRALPTFINFMTNFLETFLNTIHILPSRKRQITILNDVSGMIKPSRMTLLLGPPSSGKTTLLLALAGKLDPTLKVTGNVTYNGHKLHEFVPQKTAVYISQHDLHIGEMTVRETLEFSARCQGVGPRYEMLAELSRREKAANIKPDRDIDIYMKASVTEGQEANIVTDYVLKILGLDICADTMVGDEMLRGISGGQKKRVTTGEMLVGPSKALFMDEISTGLDSSTTFSIVNSLRQSVQLLKGTAVISLLQPAPETYNLFDDIILLSDARIVYQGPREDVLDFFESMGFKCPERKGVADFLQEVTSKKDQQQYWAKKDEPYRFITSKEFAEAYQSFHVGKKLADELTTPYDKTKSHPAALSTKKYGIGMKQMLKVCADREFLLMKRNSFVYIFKLFQLMVMAFIMMSVFFRTEMPRDNMDDGGMYAGALFFVVVVIMFNGMAEINLTILKLPVYFKQRDLLFYPSWAYALPTWILKIPITFIEVGLWTFLTYYVMGFDPNVSRLFKQFLLLVLVHQMASGLFRFIGAAGRTMGVATTFGAFALVLQFALSGFVLSRNDVKKWWIWGYWISPLMYSVNSILVNEFDGKKWEHIAPNGAESLGHAVVRSRGFFPDAYWYWIGVGALIGYIIIFNVCYSVGLAYLNPFGKPQAILSEDNENAQFIEGSETEGQGKKRGMVLPFEPHSITFDNVVYSVDMPQEIKDQGPTEDRLVLLKGVSGAFRPGVLTALMGVSGAGKTTLMDVLAGRKTGGYIDGDIKISGYPKKQATFARISGYCEQNDIHSPYITVYESLVYSAWLRLSHDVDKNKRKMFVEEVMELVELTPLRSALVGLPGVNGLSTEQRKRLTIAVELVANPSIIFMDEPTSGLDARAAAIVMRAVRNTVDTGRTVVCTIHQPSIDIFEAFDELFLMKRGGQEIYVGPLGRYSCHLIKYFESLPGVSKIKEAYNPATWMLEVTAASQEMMLGVDFTDLYKKSDLYKRNKALIAELSTPRPGTKDLHFETQFSQSFWSQCMACLWKQHLSYWRNPSYTAVRFIFTVILALVFGTLFWDLGSRVSSSQGLFNAMGSMYAATLFLGVQNSSSAQPVVAVERTVFYRERAAGMYSALPYAFAQVVIEIPYVFLQAVFYGIIVYAMIGFEWTVAKFFWYLFIMYFTLLYFTFYGMLTVAVSPNQNVASIIAAFFYALWNLFSGFIVPRPRIPIWWRWYYWLCPVAWTLYGLVASQFGDLQTRVSNDENVEQFLGRYFGFEHDFLGVVAAVIVAWPVVFAFLFAFAIKAFNFQKR